One window from the genome of Candidatus Woesearchaeota archaeon encodes:
- a CDS encoding HAD-IA family hydrolase: MAKAVIFDLDDTLIDFVERKNLVIRESVKAMIDAGLDEDFEGLHRDFSKFYWKKGIEDQKIFQKFLRTRYGKVDYRILAHAILAYRKVNAGLLRPYPGAKDLLIFLRSSGYKLAILSDAPKLEAYLRLCAVGFDEYFDVILTKDDVRATKPDKKGFVLASKRLNVSLKNCIMVGDRASRDIAGAKKLGMVAIYARYGNSLEKKSDIAHFTANSIRDIKKIFSSMKS, translated from the coding sequence ATGGCAAAAGCTGTGATATTTGACCTGGATGATACTCTGATTGATTTTGTCGAAAGAAAGAATTTGGTTATCCGCGAATCTGTAAAGGCAATGATTGATGCAGGGCTCGACGAGGATTTTGAGGGGCTTCACAGGGATTTCTCAAAATTTTACTGGAAAAAGGGGATTGAGGACCAGAAAATCTTCCAGAAATTCCTCAGGACACGGTACGGCAAGGTCGATTACCGGATTCTTGCGCACGCTATCCTGGCATACCGCAAGGTAAATGCAGGCCTGTTGAGGCCATATCCAGGCGCCAAGGACCTTCTGATTTTTTTGCGCTCCTCGGGATACAAGCTCGCCATCCTTTCCGATGCGCCTAAGCTGGAGGCATACCTGAGGCTTTGTGCAGTTGGCTTTGATGAATATTTTGATGTGATATTGACGAAGGATGATGTCAGGGCAACAAAGCCGGACAAAAAAGGGTTTGTGCTCGCTTCAAAGAGGCTGAATGTCAGCCTGAAAAACTGCATAATGGTCGGCGACAGGGCGAGCCGGGACATTGCCGGCGCAAAAAAACTTGGCATGGTGGCAATTTATGCACGATATGGGAATTCCCTGGAGAAAAAATCCGACATTGCGCATTTCACAGCAAATTCCATAAGGGACATCAAAAAAATATTCTCTTCCATGAAATCTTAG